From the genome of Schaalia dentiphila ATCC 17982, one region includes:
- the xseA gene encoding exodeoxyribonuclease VII large subunit produces MLSGVTLPDTHAAPPPGGSSQPRPPAAKAADTTRDNPWPLRRLTENIKVYVDRMSPLWVEGQVVEYKVRPGAKMHFLTLRDLETDTSMTVTAWAGVMDSTPLTEGAHVVTRVKPVFWERSGRLNLQAAEIHLQGVGDLLAQIEALRARLAAEGLFADARKKPLPFLPRTIGLICGRNAKAKDDVVVNASDRWPSARFEIREVAVQGDHCVPEVGRALLELDAMDDVDVIVIARGGGAVEDLLPFSDERLVRAVADARTSIVSAIGHEGDSPLLDLVADYRASTPTDAARRIVPDRARERDGISQALTRMRGALGARLATERSNLTLIASRPVLQGPEAIVEGHRVALTQRVTAMRSAIERRLASERQQLTRSRATLTALSPQATLDRGYALLKTPSGALITSSAQIKKGDLIEGILASGRMVAQVVGATNPTPPVDAPNTGA; encoded by the coding sequence ATGCTGAGTGGCGTGACATTGCCTGATACTCATGCTGCGCCGCCTCCGGGCGGCTCCTCCCAGCCTCGTCCGCCCGCCGCGAAGGCGGCTGATACGACGCGGGATAATCCGTGGCCGCTGCGCAGGCTGACGGAGAACATCAAGGTGTACGTGGACCGCATGAGCCCCCTGTGGGTGGAGGGCCAGGTCGTCGAATACAAGGTGCGCCCGGGCGCGAAGATGCACTTTTTGACGCTGCGCGACTTGGAGACGGACACGTCGATGACGGTGACCGCGTGGGCGGGCGTCATGGATTCCACGCCCCTCACCGAGGGTGCGCACGTGGTGACGCGCGTGAAGCCGGTGTTCTGGGAGCGCTCGGGCCGCCTCAACCTGCAGGCCGCGGAGATTCACCTCCAGGGCGTGGGTGATCTGCTGGCCCAGATTGAGGCGCTGCGTGCCCGCCTGGCCGCCGAGGGGCTGTTTGCAGATGCACGCAAGAAACCGCTGCCGTTCCTGCCGCGCACGATCGGCCTGATCTGCGGGCGTAACGCGAAGGCGAAGGACGACGTGGTCGTGAACGCGTCGGACCGCTGGCCATCCGCCCGCTTCGAGATCCGCGAGGTCGCCGTGCAGGGCGATCACTGCGTACCCGAGGTGGGCCGCGCCCTCCTCGAACTGGACGCCATGGACGACGTGGACGTCATCGTCATCGCGCGCGGCGGCGGCGCGGTCGAAGACCTTCTCCCCTTCTCCGACGAGCGCCTCGTGCGCGCCGTCGCGGACGCCCGCACGTCCATCGTCTCCGCGATCGGCCACGAGGGGGATTCTCCCCTGCTGGACCTGGTCGCCGACTACCGGGCCTCGACCCCGACGGATGCGGCTCGCCGCATCGTTCCGGACCGTGCCCGCGAGCGCGACGGCATCTCTCAGGCGCTGACCCGCATGCGTGGGGCGCTGGGCGCGCGCCTGGCGACAGAGCGCTCGAACCTGACGCTCATCGCGTCACGCCCGGTGCTCCAAGGCCCGGAGGCGATCGTCGAGGGGCACCGTGTAGCCCTCACGCAGCGGGTCACGGCGATGCGATCGGCGATCGAGCGTCGGCTCGCCTCGGAGCGCCAGCAGCTGACTCGCTCGCGCGCGACCCTGACGGCCCTGTCTCCGCAGGCGACGCTGGACCGCGGCTACGCGCTGCTGAAGACTCCCTCCGGCGCGCTCATCACCTCTTCGGCGCAGATCAAGAAGGGCGACCTCATCGAAGGCATCCTCGCGTCGGGCCGCATGGTCGCCCAGGTCGTGGGTGCCACCAACCCCACTCCTCCCGTGGACGCGCCCAACACAGGCGCCTGA
- a CDS encoding carbohydrate kinase family protein produces the protein MTVQSGPHILAIGEALIDVVITYEQPDFPVEIPGGSPANVALTLGRLDRPVALATWIGLDERGRLIDFHMYDSGVHVTGASRGASHTSTALARLDESGAASYTFDLEWAPAPPITVPPTAQIIEAGSISAVIEPGASAVLDALTRGREHALVCFDPNARPSIMGEPAAALASLERFIALADVVKVSDEDIDWLTGGAPIDEVVDRWLGMGVSLVVVTRGKYGSEVAMASGLRFTKTPSDVEVVDTVGAGDSFMGGMIDAMWGMGLRGADAREALRTLPEEQIRAIIDRASAVSDVTVSRKGANPPWAHELS, from the coding sequence ATGACGGTGCAATCTGGCCCCCACATTCTCGCGATCGGCGAGGCGCTCATCGACGTCGTCATCACGTACGAGCAACCCGACTTCCCCGTTGAGATCCCCGGCGGCTCTCCCGCGAACGTCGCCCTAACGCTGGGGCGTCTGGACCGGCCGGTGGCGCTGGCGACCTGGATCGGTCTGGACGAGCGCGGCCGTCTCATCGACTTCCACATGTACGATTCCGGCGTGCACGTCACCGGGGCCTCGCGCGGTGCCTCGCACACGTCGACGGCGCTGGCACGCCTGGACGAGTCGGGGGCCGCCTCCTACACCTTCGACCTGGAGTGGGCGCCGGCTCCTCCAATCACCGTTCCGCCTACCGCGCAGATCATCGAGGCCGGCTCGATTTCGGCGGTCATCGAGCCGGGCGCCTCCGCGGTCCTCGACGCGCTGACCCGCGGCCGCGAGCACGCGCTCGTGTGCTTCGACCCGAACGCGCGCCCCTCGATCATGGGCGAGCCCGCGGCGGCGCTCGCTTCCCTCGAGCGTTTTATCGCCCTGGCTGACGTCGTCAAGGTCTCCGACGAGGACATCGACTGGCTGACCGGCGGCGCGCCCATCGACGAGGTCGTGGATCGTTGGCTCGGCATGGGCGTCTCGCTCGTGGTCGTCACGCGCGGCAAGTACGGGAGCGAGGTCGCCATGGCCTCGGGCCTGCGCTTCACGAAGACCCCGAGCGACGTCGAGGTCGTCGACACGGTCGGCGCGGGCGACTCTTTCATGGGCGGCATGATCGACGCCATGTGGGGCATGGGCCTGCGAGGTGCGGACGCGCGCGAGGCACTGCGCACCCTTCCCGAGGAGCAGATCCGCGCCATCATCGACCGCGCCAGCGCCGTCTCCGACGTAACCGTCTCGCGCAAGGGCGCGAACCCGCCCTGGGCGCACGAGCTCTCCTAA
- the ychF gene encoding redox-regulated ATPase YchF — translation MSLTIGIAGLPNVGKSTLFNALTRATVLAANYPFATIEPNVGVVPLPDPRLNKLADIFGSQRILPATVSFVDIAGIVRGASEGEGLGNQFLANIREADAICQVTRAFSDPDVVHVDGKVDPASDIETIKTELILADMQTIEKQIPRLEKEVRGKKTEPIVLETARQALELLERGELLSGPEGAKLDQDALRSFQLMTSKPFIFVFNMDAAEMDNEEMKDELRALVAPAEAIFLDAQFEAELVELDDEDAREMLAESGQDESGLDKLARVGFDTLGLQTYLTAGEKEARAWTIHKGDTAPKAAGVIHTDFEKGFIKAEVVSFDDLVEAGSMAAAKAAGKVRMEGKDYVMEDGDVVEFRFNV, via the coding sequence GTGTCTCTTACTATCGGTATCGCCGGACTGCCCAACGTCGGCAAGTCCACCCTGTTCAACGCCCTGACCCGCGCGACTGTGCTCGCCGCGAACTACCCGTTCGCGACCATCGAGCCCAACGTCGGCGTCGTTCCCCTGCCCGACCCGCGCCTAAACAAGCTCGCGGATATCTTCGGCTCCCAGCGCATCCTGCCCGCCACCGTGTCCTTCGTGGACATCGCCGGCATCGTGCGCGGCGCCTCCGAGGGTGAGGGCCTGGGCAACCAGTTCCTCGCCAACATCCGCGAGGCAGACGCGATCTGCCAGGTCACGCGCGCCTTCTCCGACCCCGACGTCGTGCACGTCGACGGCAAGGTGGACCCGGCCTCGGACATCGAGACCATCAAGACCGAGCTGATCCTCGCCGACATGCAGACGATCGAGAAGCAGATCCCGCGCCTCGAGAAGGAGGTGCGAGGCAAGAAGACCGAGCCGATCGTCCTCGAGACCGCGCGCCAGGCTCTCGAGCTGCTGGAGCGCGGCGAGCTGCTGTCCGGCCCCGAGGGCGCCAAGCTGGACCAGGACGCGCTGCGTTCCTTCCAGCTCATGACCTCCAAGCCCTTCATTTTTGTGTTCAACATGGACGCCGCCGAGATGGACAACGAGGAGATGAAGGACGAACTGCGCGCCCTCGTCGCCCCTGCCGAAGCCATCTTCCTGGACGCCCAGTTCGAAGCTGAGCTGGTCGAACTGGACGACGAGGACGCCCGCGAGATGCTCGCCGAATCCGGCCAGGACGAGTCCGGCCTGGACAAGCTGGCCCGCGTCGGCTTCGACACCCTCGGCCTGCAGACCTACCTCACCGCCGGTGAGAAGGAAGCGCGCGCCTGGACGATCCACAAGGGCGACACCGCCCCCAAGGCCGCCGGCGTCATCCACACGGACTTCGAGAAGGGCTTCATCAAGGCCGAGGTCGTCTCCTTCGACGACCTGGTCGAGGCCGGCTCCATGGCCGCGGCAAAGGCCGCTGGCAAGGTCCGCATGGAAGGCAAGGACTACGTCATGGAAGACGGAGACGTCGTCGAATTCAGGTTTAATGTCTGA
- a CDS encoding 4-hydroxy-3-methylbut-2-enyl diphosphate reductase produces MNENVDLRASAETPLPSSHGEGSGRILLAAPRGYCAGVDRAVDVVEKALELYGAPVYVRKEIVHNKFVVESLTKRGAIFVQETDEVPEGARVVFSAHGVSPAVHEAAATRHLATIDATCPLVTKVHREAVRFAKEDYDIILVGHQGHEEVEGTFGEAPDHIQVVGTPDEVDNVVVRDPSRVVWISQTTLSVDETRETVDRLRQRFPQLIDPPSDDICYATQNRQGAVKHIAPQVDVMVVVGSANSSNSVRLVEVALEAGAGAAYRVDKADELEESWFEGARTVGLTSGASVPEILVREVIEWLQERGFPTVEVARTETESTTFALPRDLRADLKKAGMAPARPHAPRVAGPNHTK; encoded by the coding sequence ATGAATGAAAACGTCGACCTGCGAGCCAGCGCCGAGACCCCCCTGCCCTCCTCCCACGGTGAGGGCAGCGGCCGCATCCTCTTGGCCGCCCCCCGCGGATACTGCGCCGGCGTGGACCGCGCCGTCGACGTCGTCGAAAAGGCCCTCGAGCTCTACGGCGCGCCCGTATACGTGCGCAAGGAGATCGTCCACAACAAGTTCGTCGTCGAGTCGCTGACCAAGCGCGGCGCGATCTTCGTGCAGGAGACCGACGAGGTGCCCGAGGGTGCCCGCGTCGTCTTCTCCGCGCACGGCGTCTCCCCGGCCGTCCACGAGGCCGCCGCCACCCGCCACCTCGCCACGATCGACGCGACCTGCCCGCTCGTGACCAAGGTGCACCGCGAGGCCGTGCGCTTCGCGAAGGAAGACTACGACATCATCCTGGTGGGCCATCAGGGCCATGAGGAGGTTGAGGGCACCTTCGGTGAGGCCCCCGACCACATCCAGGTCGTCGGCACCCCCGATGAGGTCGATAACGTCGTCGTGCGCGACCCCTCGCGCGTCGTGTGGATCTCCCAGACCACGCTCTCGGTCGACGAGACCCGCGAGACCGTCGACCGTCTGCGTCAGCGCTTCCCGCAGCTTATCGACCCGCCGTCGGACGACATCTGCTACGCCACCCAGAACCGCCAGGGCGCGGTCAAACACATTGCGCCCCAGGTGGACGTCATGGTCGTTGTCGGCTCGGCGAACTCCTCGAACTCTGTGCGCCTCGTCGAGGTCGCGCTCGAGGCCGGGGCGGGCGCCGCCTACCGCGTCGACAAGGCCGACGAGCTTGAGGAATCCTGGTTCGAGGGTGCCCGCACCGTGGGCCTCACCTCCGGCGCGTCCGTGCCCGAGATCCTCGTACGCGAGGTCATCGAATGGCTACAGGAGCGCGGATTCCCCACCGTCGAGGTGGCCCGCACCGAAACCGAATCCACGACCTTCGCGCTGCCCCGCGACCTGCGCGCCGACCTCAAGAAGGCCGGCATGGCGCCCGCGCGTCCTCACGCGCCCCGCGTCGCCGGGCCAAACCACACGAAGTAG
- a CDS encoding HigA family addiction module antitoxin, producing the protein MTTTEIAPIHPGEVLMEDFIEGFGITQYKLAVAISVPPRRINEIVHGKRGITADTAMRLSRYFGTTPGVWMNLQMRYELDRAEDALGGTLSGSVPLTTVEVA; encoded by the coding sequence TTGACTACCACTGAAATTGCTCCGATTCACCCGGGTGAAGTTCTTATGGAGGACTTCATTGAGGGCTTCGGAATTACGCAGTACAAGCTCGCCGTCGCTATCAGTGTTCCGCCCCGTCGTATCAACGAAATTGTCCATGGGAAGCGGGGCATTACGGCCGACACTGCGATGCGTCTCTCTCGCTACTTCGGCACAACCCCGGGAGTCTGGATGAACCTGCAGATGCGCTACGAGCTTGACCGTGCTGAAGATGCACTGGGGGGTACGTTGAGCGGAAGCGTTCCGCTTACGACGGTGGAAGTCGCCTAA
- a CDS encoding exodeoxyribonuclease VII small subunit gives MTTNDQLPDPQSLGYEEARDELVRIVQTLEGGQAPLEDTLMMWERGEALAARCSQILDGAQALLSERTTTPSPEAR, from the coding sequence ATGACCACGAACGACCAGCTCCCCGATCCCCAGTCCCTCGGCTACGAGGAGGCGCGCGACGAGCTCGTGCGCATCGTCCAGACCCTCGAGGGCGGGCAGGCCCCGCTCGAGGACACTCTCATGATGTGGGAACGCGGCGAGGCCCTGGCCGCCCGCTGTTCCCAGATCCTGGACGGCGCCCAGGCTCTTCTTTCTGAGCGCACCACCACGCCCTCCCCCGAAGCGCGCTAA
- a CDS encoding AAA family ATPase — protein sequence MMQTTALGDDGVQTVRYWLYAPGRGACMWDEFYSRGIMGLAWGEIGDLTAYAHKEDLKAQMLQTYPENGTQKNDIHALWQFANEMKPGDVVFVKKGRSEILGRGIVAGDYVYDPEGGHYPNCREVRWTSAGNWPIDERLAMKTLTEITDYPELLSRIETFFEDSDDDVESEEPLVIFPEYSAGLFLNEVYMSEERYDAIVGLLKTKKNIILQGAPGVGKTYAAKRLAYSMMGVKDVSRVKLVQFHQSYSYEDFIEGYRPSGAGFELVKGAFYSFCKKAADDEENDYFFIIDEINRGNLSKIFGELFMLIESDKRGPKNKLQLLYSRELFSVPANVHIIGMMNTADRSLAMLDYALRRRFAFVELCPAFDSDGFRDYCSGLDNPRFEALVREVESLNREIAEDESLGEGFCIGHSYFCNMKPETCTDASLALIVDYELIPMLKEYWFDEPGKVREWSDRLRRMLR from the coding sequence ATGATGCAGACGACGGCTCTCGGCGACGATGGTGTGCAGACCGTGCGCTATTGGCTCTACGCCCCCGGCCGGGGCGCCTGCATGTGGGACGAGTTCTACTCGCGCGGAATCATGGGACTGGCATGGGGCGAGATAGGGGATCTGACTGCCTACGCACATAAGGAAGATCTGAAGGCGCAGATGCTCCAGACCTATCCCGAAAACGGTACCCAGAAGAACGACATTCACGCCCTGTGGCAGTTTGCGAACGAGATGAAGCCGGGCGATGTCGTTTTCGTGAAGAAGGGACGTTCAGAGATTCTCGGGCGAGGAATTGTTGCGGGTGACTACGTCTATGATCCGGAGGGCGGCCACTACCCGAACTGTCGGGAGGTCCGCTGGACGTCCGCAGGAAACTGGCCAATCGACGAACGACTGGCAATGAAGACCCTCACCGAGATCACCGACTACCCTGAACTCCTTTCTCGCATTGAGACGTTCTTCGAGGACAGTGACGACGACGTTGAGAGTGAGGAACCACTAGTAATCTTCCCGGAGTACTCCGCCGGGCTATTCCTCAACGAGGTCTACATGTCCGAGGAACGCTACGACGCGATCGTGGGTCTACTCAAAACAAAGAAGAACATCATCCTGCAGGGCGCACCTGGCGTCGGTAAAACCTATGCAGCCAAGCGCCTCGCCTACTCGATGATGGGCGTCAAAGACGTTTCGCGCGTCAAGCTCGTTCAGTTCCACCAGAGCTACTCTTACGAGGATTTCATCGAGGGGTATCGTCCCTCCGGCGCGGGGTTCGAGCTTGTCAAAGGTGCGTTCTATTCCTTTTGCAAGAAGGCCGCCGATGACGAGGAGAACGACTACTTCTTCATCATCGACGAGATTAACCGCGGTAACCTCTCCAAGATCTTTGGCGAGCTGTTCATGCTCATCGAGAGCGATAAACGCGGACCGAAGAACAAACTCCAGCTCCTCTACTCACGCGAATTGTTCAGCGTTCCCGCTAACGTCCACATCATCGGCATGATGAACACGGCGGACCGCAGCCTCGCCATGCTCGACTACGCGCTGCGCCGCCGCTTCGCCTTCGTTGAACTGTGCCCCGCCTTCGACTCCGACGGCTTCCGCGACTACTGCTCCGGCCTCGATAATCCGAGGTTCGAGGCCCTGGTACGCGAGGTGGAATCCCTCAACCGTGAGATCGCGGAGGATGAGTCTCTCGGTGAGGGCTTCTGCATCGGACACAGCTACTTCTGCAACATGAAACCTGAGACCTGCACCGACGCGTCCCTGGCCTTAATCGTGGACTACGAGCTCATCCCGATGCTCAAGGAATACTGGTTCGACGAGCCCGGCAAGGTCCGCGAGTGGAGCGACAGGCTGCGCAGGATGCTGCGGTGA
- a CDS encoding DUF5979 domain-containing protein, with protein MRSRLTGVAVTLLAALAMVAHGLAAPAVAAVNPQIEVTDLGLTKVNAANEEQSGELYVKGLTLLTFNWDASKITPKEGDSFAIGLPAEFKFHSTFAVPMKYGDQTVGQCTVAGDTLTCAFDAGITPLVQAGNKDIRGTGKFQLGVVSHTSKEELPFIINGDKTVNVDLPGTGGIPKSSSSYRPDIQFYKSYIGVMKEGDTETNWYFNFGGPTFMKALGVTFDGQTEQTITFKDTLGAGMTCPMTSIHLTAIESEENPSQWVLLDKGPEAGATTGAQGTFEVTGECEQMAADGTTPITIVAKGPFRAKTNYSISYKTLFVGGTALPGTDYTNSILVEGTKFRWKKTTNFTVAGSVDVEMRQGEGTFSVIKTIASDYVQHVDADVSFKVTFDYELPAGTTVDNYPKWTPPTNEDQSSTLNSDKRTGTATMVVKRGQETSFATPFPMGTTITNLREDTSTANPTLPAGYVWKDPKFTIGAGAGTSLTIEDQKTTQVDLLNTVGAADNGFQVIKTASGAEGADTKKYSFTYTCTLPDKTEKKGQITDVLGNSTPVSSPEKFPVGTTCVVTEDTEGAGIDGYALDPVGHDAQNVTIGLVSEPTVAANFTNTYTLNKGSFSVKKVTEGAAFTGADNNFTVQYACTHGSVALTEEQKAGTLTLTGNGTAVQSPSLPFGTSCTIKENADTAQRAGYAVATAYSAGQVTVATATPNPEVTVTNTYTALKGGFVISKTVDGDGAELAKDARFTFDYTCTPTSGVAQVKGTVDIKGGENHAVSDVPVGSCSVSERDATINGASLSTVLTVDGSANGVNNGTAVFNVTDSATVKVAATNTYVRDRGSFSVAKAVVGGQDYFVQDTFVFDYVCADGTEGHLDVPGDGTTVEGPRVPTGTACTLSERAQTANRDGYTVASELSNDGKVTITDKDVVVAVKATNTYTPVPTPKLPAKPLAKTGASNVVVVAIVVSLLVGAGGALIAMKRRRRDL; from the coding sequence GTGAGATCGAGGCTGACCGGCGTTGCCGTCACCCTCCTGGCGGCCCTGGCTATGGTGGCCCACGGGCTGGCAGCGCCAGCAGTGGCCGCTGTCAACCCTCAGATCGAGGTGACCGACCTGGGCCTGACCAAGGTGAATGCTGCCAACGAGGAGCAGAGCGGTGAGCTCTACGTGAAGGGCCTGACGCTGCTCACATTCAACTGGGATGCCTCGAAAATAACGCCGAAGGAGGGTGACTCCTTCGCAATCGGCTTGCCTGCGGAGTTCAAGTTCCACTCGACTTTTGCGGTACCCATGAAGTACGGCGATCAGACGGTGGGTCAGTGTACCGTCGCAGGCGACACTCTGACTTGCGCGTTCGACGCTGGGATCACGCCGCTGGTCCAGGCTGGAAACAAGGACATCCGAGGGACCGGAAAGTTTCAGCTCGGTGTCGTTTCGCACACGAGCAAGGAAGAGCTGCCCTTCATCATCAACGGTGACAAGACCGTCAACGTTGATCTCCCGGGGACTGGCGGTATCCCCAAGTCCTCAAGTTCCTACCGTCCGGACATACAGTTCTACAAGAGCTACATCGGAGTAATGAAGGAAGGGGACACTGAGACGAACTGGTACTTCAACTTCGGTGGGCCGACCTTCATGAAAGCGCTCGGCGTGACCTTCGATGGCCAGACGGAACAGACCATCACCTTCAAGGATACGCTCGGCGCGGGCATGACTTGCCCGATGACGTCGATCCACCTCACTGCCATCGAATCTGAGGAAAACCCCTCGCAATGGGTCCTCCTGGACAAAGGACCGGAGGCTGGGGCAACGACCGGTGCGCAGGGGACCTTCGAGGTCACAGGTGAGTGCGAGCAGATGGCAGCCGATGGAACGACTCCGATTACCATCGTAGCCAAGGGCCCTTTCAGGGCAAAGACGAACTATTCAATCTCCTACAAGACTCTCTTCGTCGGTGGGACGGCGCTTCCGGGAACCGACTACACCAACAGTATTTTGGTTGAAGGAACCAAGTTTAGATGGAAGAAGACTACGAATTTCACTGTGGCGGGGTCCGTCGATGTTGAGATGCGGCAAGGTGAGGGTACCTTCAGTGTCATAAAGACGATCGCCTCCGACTATGTCCAACACGTAGATGCAGACGTCAGCTTCAAGGTGACCTTCGACTATGAGCTTCCTGCGGGCACCACGGTCGACAACTACCCGAAATGGACGCCGCCTACGAACGAAGACCAGAGCAGCACGCTCAATTCTGACAAGCGCACCGGCACGGCCACGATGGTTGTCAAGCGGGGCCAGGAGACTAGCTTCGCTACACCGTTCCCAATGGGTACGACGATCACCAACCTGCGTGAGGACACCTCGACGGCCAACCCCACTCTGCCTGCGGGCTACGTGTGGAAGGACCCGAAGTTCACCATCGGTGCCGGTGCTGGCACGAGCCTGACGATCGAAGACCAGAAGACCACGCAGGTCGACCTGTTGAATACCGTCGGAGCTGCCGACAATGGATTCCAGGTGATCAAGACAGCCAGCGGCGCCGAGGGGGCGGACACGAAAAAGTACTCCTTCACGTACACGTGCACCCTCCCGGACAAGACCGAGAAAAAGGGACAGATCACGGATGTCTTGGGTAACTCGACCCCCGTGTCCAGCCCTGAAAAGTTCCCGGTCGGCACCACCTGTGTGGTTACTGAAGATACCGAAGGGGCCGGCATCGACGGCTACGCCCTCGACCCAGTGGGCCATGACGCACAGAACGTGACGATCGGCCTGGTTAGCGAACCGACGGTCGCCGCCAACTTCACGAACACCTACACGCTCAACAAGGGTTCCTTCTCGGTGAAGAAGGTCACTGAGGGCGCTGCCTTTACTGGTGCCGACAACAACTTCACCGTGCAGTACGCGTGCACGCACGGCTCGGTGGCGCTCACTGAGGAACAAAAGGCTGGCACCCTGACGCTGACGGGTAACGGCACCGCGGTCCAGAGCCCCTCCCTTCCCTTCGGTACTTCCTGCACCATCAAGGAGAACGCCGACACCGCGCAGCGCGCAGGATACGCCGTGGCCACGGCATACTCCGCAGGCCAGGTAACCGTGGCGACTGCGACCCCGAACCCTGAGGTGACGGTGACTAACACCTATACGGCTCTCAAGGGTGGTTTCGTGATCTCCAAGACCGTGGACGGTGACGGAGCCGAACTAGCCAAGGACGCGCGTTTCACCTTCGACTACACGTGCACGCCGACCTCCGGCGTCGCCCAGGTGAAGGGAACGGTAGATATCAAGGGCGGCGAGAACCACGCTGTCTCTGATGTCCCCGTCGGTTCGTGCTCCGTCTCCGAACGTGATGCCACGATCAATGGTGCCAGCCTGAGCACTGTTCTCACAGTTGACGGCTCTGCCAACGGTGTGAACAACGGTACCGCGGTCTTCAACGTGACGGACAGCGCTACCGTCAAGGTTGCTGCCACCAACACCTACGTGCGTGATCGTGGCTCCTTCTCAGTCGCGAAGGCGGTTGTGGGCGGTCAGGATTATTTCGTGCAGGACACGTTCGTTTTCGACTACGTGTGTGCGGATGGCACCGAGGGTCACCTTGACGTTCCGGGTGATGGCACGACCGTGGAGGGTCCGCGAGTGCCTACGGGCACGGCATGCACGCTGAGTGAGCGCGCTCAGACGGCAAACCGCGACGGTTATACGGTTGCGTCTGAGCTATCCAATGACGGTAAGGTCACCATCACTGACAAGGACGTGGTGGTTGCCGTGAAGGCGACGAACACGTACACGCCGGTGCCGACGCCGAAGCTTCCCGCCAAGCCGCTGGCCAAGACAGGCGCTTCGAACGTCGTCGTGGTCGCCATTGTCGTTTCCTTGCTGGTAGGGGCCGGTGGTGCTCTTATCGCGATGAAGCGTCGCCGTCGCGATCTTTGA
- a CDS encoding isoprenyl transferase: protein MAQWNMLYDMYERRLKAELSDAAVPAHIGVILDGNRRWAKSLGATASQGHRAGAGKISEFLQWSDDAGVSIVTLWLLSTDNLSRDAGELGELLRIICEAVSLLADQGRWKLAVVGDLSLLPEKVSEDLRASVARTADVQGMTVNIAVGYGGRHEITEAVRSMMREASAQGRTLDELADSFTDADITAHLYTKDQPDPDLVIRTSGEQRLSGFMLWQSVHSEYYFCEVYWPDFRRVDFLRALRSYAQRERRMGK from the coding sequence ATGGCCCAGTGGAACATGCTCTACGACATGTACGAGCGTCGCCTCAAAGCCGAGCTGTCTGACGCCGCCGTGCCCGCCCACATCGGCGTGATCCTGGACGGTAACCGCCGCTGGGCGAAGTCCCTGGGCGCGACCGCCTCGCAGGGACACCGCGCTGGCGCCGGGAAGATCAGCGAGTTCCTCCAGTGGTCCGACGACGCGGGTGTGTCGATCGTGACGCTGTGGCTCCTGTCCACCGATAATCTCTCGCGCGATGCCGGCGAGCTGGGCGAGCTGCTGCGCATCATCTGCGAGGCCGTCTCCCTCCTGGCGGATCAGGGGCGCTGGAAGCTGGCCGTCGTCGGCGACCTCTCCCTGCTGCCCGAAAAGGTATCCGAGGACCTGCGTGCGTCCGTCGCGCGCACCGCCGACGTGCAGGGAATGACAGTCAATATCGCGGTCGGCTACGGCGGGCGACACGAGATCACCGAGGCCGTGCGCTCCATGATGCGCGAGGCGTCGGCCCAGGGGCGCACCCTCGACGAGCTCGCCGACTCCTTCACCGACGCGGATATCACCGCGCACCTGTACACGAAGGACCAGCCCGACCCCGACCTCGTCATCCGTACCTCGGGCGAGCAGCGCTTGTCGGGCTTCATGCTGTGGCAGTCCGTGCACTCCGAGTACTACTTCTGCGAGGTTTACTGGCCGGACTTCCGCCGCGTCGACTTCCTGCGCGCCCTGCGCTCCTACGCGCAGCGCGAGCGCCGCATGGGCAAGTAA
- the trhA gene encoding PAQR family membrane homeostasis protein TrhA: MKIASLTPKEWFSGQLVQIKPKLRGWLHLAAAPLSLAASIVLVCLAPTTPTQIGSAVYLACSLILFGVSAAYHRFYWAPRWEIMWKRLDHSNIFLLIAGTYTPITIALLDRFDATVLLSVVWGGAIAGILLNLFWPSAPRWLTTLVYVALGWVAVWYLPQLWAGGGPIVVWLIVAGGVLYTLGAVVYGTKKPDPSPTWFGFHEIFHAFTVAAWACHCVAVYLAVLNS, translated from the coding sequence ATGAAGATCGCATCGCTCACGCCCAAGGAATGGTTCTCGGGCCAGCTCGTGCAGATCAAGCCGAAACTGCGCGGCTGGCTACACCTGGCCGCCGCCCCTCTGTCCCTGGCCGCTTCCATCGTCCTCGTCTGTCTGGCGCCCACAACCCCCACGCAGATCGGATCCGCCGTCTACCTGGCGTGTTCCCTCATCCTCTTCGGCGTCTCGGCCGCCTACCACCGCTTCTACTGGGCCCCGCGCTGGGAGATCATGTGGAAGCGCCTCGACCACTCCAACATCTTCCTGCTCATCGCGGGCACCTACACGCCGATCACGATCGCGCTCCTGGACCGCTTTGACGCGACTGTTCTCCTGTCGGTCGTGTGGGGAGGGGCGATCGCCGGCATCCTCCTCAACCTCTTCTGGCCCAGCGCACCGCGCTGGCTGACCACCCTCGTCTACGTCGCACTCGGGTGGGTGGCGGTCTGGTATCTGCCGCAGCTGTGGGCAGGTGGCGGCCCCATCGTGGTGTGGCTGATCGTCGCCGGAGGTGTCCTCTACACGCTCGGCGCGGTCGTCTACGGCACCAAGAAGCCCGACCCCTCCCCCACCTGGTTCGGCTTCCACGAGATTTTCCACGCCTTCACCGTCGCCGCGTGGGCATGCCATTGCGTCGCCGTCTACCTGGCGGTCCTGAATTCCTGA